One part of the candidate division KSB1 bacterium genome encodes these proteins:
- a CDS encoding LytR C-terminal domain-containing protein: MTRRQQMATPARSKPGSRAKPPGRMAKSDNAPFDLRRTLFSLFLWVLGITNLVIIAFSIQNRFATGNEHTIISDSAVVAEPNTVMKIEVLNGCGVDGLARKFADYLRKQGFDPVTVTNYDRQDIPRTMIIDRASNTYVNARQVAKALGLSDDYISYLASSRPEDVVAVRVILGQDYKSIQLASK; encoded by the coding sequence GTGACACGTCGACAACAAATGGCAACACCTGCTCGTTCCAAACCTGGCAGCCGCGCCAAACCGCCCGGCCGGATGGCCAAATCCGACAACGCCCCTTTCGATCTAAGGCGAACGCTTTTTAGCCTTTTCCTATGGGTACTGGGAATCACCAACCTCGTCATCATTGCCTTTTCGATTCAAAACCGTTTTGCAACCGGCAACGAGCACACCATCATCTCGGATTCGGCCGTCGTCGCCGAGCCGAATACCGTCATGAAGATCGAAGTCCTGAACGGCTGCGGGGTGGACGGCTTGGCGCGAAAATTTGCCGATTATTTGAGAAAGCAGGGTTTCGATCCGGTGACCGTCACCAATTACGACCGCCAGGACATCCCGCGCACCATGATCATTGATCGCGCCTCGAACACTTACGTCAACGCGCGGCAGGTGGCGAAAGCCTTGGGGCTTTCCGACGATTATATTTCCTATCTGGCGAGCAGCCGCCCCGAAGACGTCGTCGCCGTGCGCGTGATTCTCGGTCAGGATTACAAGTCGATTCAATTGGCTTCCAAATAA
- a CDS encoding DegV family EDD domain-containing protein, whose amino-acid sequence MPITHLSGLQLKRAAISGAQRVIQMQEQLNNINVFPVADSDTGTNMALTMRSVAEGALLCKDGSVHGISQALADSALMGARGNSGAILAQFFQGLAEGFRGRMRATLEDFARAVQCASGNAAEAIAEPKEGTILTVIRDWAQAIQSAWHRATDFRALIAESLRAATKSLQDTPRKLKVLAKAGVVDAGAQGFVHLLEGVFNFAQSGKIDRISRTGLTFGNARAKVDEASADITFQYCTEALIVGEKIDRNSLKEELRPLGNSMIVAGSSERVKIHIHTNEPEQVFAIVQNYGRLAQTKKDDMRQQHSRAHHDPETQTIALITDSACDLPADEFIRRNIRVVPVVLIFGSQSYIDKVTMTDRDFYQLLESSPHHPKTSQPAPADFQEVFLQAAANHHQALAITLTGALSGTFQAAKRAAQAVSGQIDVHVVDSKNVCIGQALIVREAAEAIESGVNDIEELKRRVEWAIQHVRLYISFETMEYLVRGGRVSRFRGALARLLKLKPILSINAEGKAEVIAKTLGGDHGRRKLMDIVKREAAGKRKLRFMVAHANNPEGARYHADWIRKYFEIPEVSIVSVSPALGAHAGPGAVGIAFLGE is encoded by the coding sequence ATGCCCATCACCCATCTCAGCGGTTTGCAACTCAAGCGCGCCGCGATTTCTGGCGCGCAGCGCGTGATCCAGATGCAGGAGCAACTGAACAACATCAACGTTTTTCCGGTGGCCGATTCCGACACCGGCACCAACATGGCGCTGACGATGCGCAGCGTGGCGGAAGGCGCGCTGCTTTGCAAAGACGGTTCGGTTCACGGCATCAGCCAGGCGCTGGCGGATTCGGCGCTGATGGGGGCGCGGGGCAATTCCGGCGCGATTTTGGCGCAATTTTTTCAAGGCTTGGCCGAAGGCTTTCGTGGCCGCATGCGGGCGACGCTGGAAGATTTTGCACGGGCAGTACAATGTGCCTCGGGCAATGCCGCGGAGGCGATTGCCGAGCCGAAAGAAGGCACGATTTTGACGGTGATTCGCGATTGGGCCCAGGCGATTCAATCCGCGTGGCATCGGGCGACCGATTTTCGCGCGCTGATCGCGGAGTCGCTGCGCGCCGCGACGAAATCGCTGCAAGACACGCCGCGGAAATTGAAAGTGTTGGCCAAAGCCGGCGTCGTCGATGCCGGCGCCCAGGGTTTTGTCCACTTGCTCGAAGGCGTTTTTAATTTTGCCCAATCCGGAAAAATCGACCGCATTTCCCGCACCGGATTGACATTTGGCAATGCCAGGGCCAAAGTTGACGAAGCGTCGGCGGATATTACTTTTCAATATTGCACCGAAGCCTTGATCGTCGGCGAGAAGATTGATCGAAATAGCTTGAAAGAAGAACTCCGGCCGCTCGGCAATTCGATGATCGTGGCGGGATCAAGTGAACGCGTCAAAATTCACATTCACACCAACGAACCAGAGCAGGTTTTTGCGATCGTACAAAATTACGGCCGGTTGGCACAGACGAAAAAAGATGACATGCGCCAGCAGCATTCACGTGCACATCATGATCCCGAAACACAGACCATCGCACTGATCACGGATTCCGCCTGTGATTTGCCGGCGGACGAATTTATTCGTCGCAACATTCGCGTTGTGCCGGTGGTGCTGATTTTTGGCAGCCAGAGTTACATCGATAAAGTGACGATGACGGATCGTGATTTTTATCAGTTGCTGGAAAGCTCGCCGCATCATCCCAAAACCTCGCAGCCGGCGCCGGCGGATTTTCAAGAGGTTTTCCTGCAGGCCGCCGCGAATCACCATCAGGCGCTGGCGATTACGTTGACTGGTGCTTTGAGCGGCACCTTCCAAGCCGCGAAGCGTGCAGCACAGGCGGTTAGTGGGCAAATCGACGTTCATGTCGTTGATTCAAAAAACGTCTGCATTGGCCAGGCTTTGATCGTCCGCGAAGCCGCCGAGGCGATTGAATCCGGCGTCAATGACATCGAAGAATTGAAGCGCCGCGTCGAGTGGGCGATTCAACACGTTCGTCTTTACATCAGTTTCGAGACGATGGAGTATCTGGTTCGCGGCGGCCGCGTGTCGCGCTTTCGCGGAGCGCTGGCACGGCTGCTGAAATTGAAACCGATCCTCTCGATCAATGCCGAAGGCAAAGCCGAAGTCATCGCCAAAACCCTTGGCGGCGATCATGGCCGGCGGAAATTGATGGACATTGTCAAACGCGAAGCCGCCGGCAAACGCAAATTGCGTTTTATGGTGGCGCACGCCAACAATCCGGAAGGCGCCCGCTATCACGCCGATTGGATTCGGAAATATTTTGAAATTCCCGAGGTGTCGATTGTCAGCGTCTCGCCGGCGCTGGGCGCGCACGCCGGCCCCGGCGCGGTTGGCATTGCATTCCTGGGAGAATAA
- the plsY gene encoding glycerol-3-phosphate 1-O-acyltransferase PlsY — MLTLIAVLLLGYLVGSFPTAILIGKIVRGWDFDIRNEGSGNAGGTNVFRVLGWLPGLIVTVIDVYKGFVATLWVSQWQPFGTAYISEPVMPILAGLAAVCGHIWTVFANFRGGKGVGTAGGMIIALYPLAAVICLFIFVAVVYLTRYVSVGSMVAALSLPVVLWLMQVFFNNEVPDALFQFSILVGVLIVFTHRKNIRRLIEGTENRFGRPRAAL; from the coding sequence ATGTTGACACTGATTGCAGTACTTTTACTCGGTTATCTCGTCGGTTCTTTCCCAACCGCGATATTGATCGGCAAGATCGTGCGCGGGTGGGATTTTGATATTCGCAACGAGGGCAGCGGCAATGCCGGCGGCACGAATGTCTTTCGCGTTTTGGGCTGGCTGCCGGGGTTGATCGTGACGGTGATCGATGTTTACAAAGGTTTCGTCGCCACGCTGTGGGTCTCGCAATGGCAGCCCTTTGGCACCGCTTACATCTCTGAGCCCGTGATGCCGATTCTCGCCGGTCTAGCGGCGGTGTGCGGCCACATTTGGACGGTGTTTGCCAACTTTCGCGGCGGCAAGGGCGTCGGCACCGCCGGTGGCATGATCATCGCGCTGTACCCTTTGGCCGCGGTCATTTGTTTGTTTATTTTCGTCGCCGTCGTTTATCTCACGCGCTATGTGTCGGTCGGCTCGATGGTGGCCGCGCTCAGCCTGCCGGTGGTGTTGTGGCTGATGCAAGTTTTTTTCAATAATGAAGTGCCGGACGCGCTGTTTCAATTCAGCATTCTCGTCGGTGTGCTGATCGTGTTCACGCATCGTAAAAATATCCGGCGCTTGATCGAGGGCACGGAAAACCGTTTCGGCCGGCCGCGGGCGGCGTTGTAG
- a CDS encoding tetratricopeptide repeat protein — protein MSQCAKCGTELPKSAKFCPNCGEKVGAVASNFCRECGVELKPHAQFCHACGISVDGTYLSDKTSEYEIDDAQTPAAPPARSWLAILLPLIGIPVLIAILFLLTHKQKNPAPMNQAQTAGAAGRAEDGQGMDMAAMEQVTKQIEKYKNDLKTNPKDTTALLALGSMYEIAGRFEEAADYFRRYLEVAPENIPVRMSLAGIYYNDAKRQQALNELQQVLKHRPNYDYAMFNLAVIYLAEGKKDEAIKWWHKVMEADPSGELAHKAREQIQAAAGK, from the coding sequence ATGAGTCAATGTGCAAAATGCGGCACGGAATTGCCGAAGAGCGCAAAATTCTGCCCGAATTGCGGGGAAAAAGTCGGCGCGGTCGCAAGCAATTTTTGTCGCGAATGCGGCGTCGAGTTGAAACCGCATGCCCAGTTTTGTCATGCCTGTGGCATATCGGTTGACGGCACTTATCTTTCGGATAAAACGAGTGAGTATGAAATTGATGATGCTCAAACGCCCGCCGCTCCTCCGGCGCGTTCGTGGCTGGCGATTCTCCTGCCCTTGATCGGCATTCCGGTTCTTATCGCCATTCTGTTTTTGTTGACCCATAAGCAAAAAAATCCGGCGCCGATGAACCAGGCGCAAACCGCCGGCGCGGCCGGCCGTGCTGAGGATGGACAAGGCATGGACATGGCGGCGATGGAGCAGGTCACCAAGCAGATTGAAAAATACAAAAACGATTTGAAAACCAATCCGAAAGATACAACGGCTTTGCTGGCGCTGGGCAGCATGTATGAGATCGCCGGCCGTTTTGAAGAAGCCGCCGATTACTTCCGGCGCTATCTGGAAGTTGCGCCGGAAAACATCCCCGTGCGCATGAGCCTGGCCGGAATTTATTACAACGACGCGAAACGCCAGCAAGCCTTGAATGAGCTGCAGCAGGTTTTGAAGCATCGTCCCAATTATGATTACGCCATGTTCAACCTCGCCGTCATCTATCTCGCCGAAGGCAAAAAAGACGAGGCGATCAAATGGTGGCACAAGGTGATGGAAGCCGATCCGAGCGGCGAGCTGGCGCACAAAGCGCGCGAGCAAATTCAGGCGGCGGCAGGGAAGTAA
- a CDS encoding DUF5678 domain-containing protein has translation MKTKTLEPAFDHFPKIENEEIILEKLRKFRADYIWFNEHYEELQRKYEEEWVAIFNKQVVDHGKNLKPLLQRLRKNYPDDAGDIVVEFVTLEEVNLIL, from the coding sequence ATGAAAACGAAAACTTTAGAACCAGCATTTGATCATTTTCCAAAGATTGAAAATGAAGAAATCATTCTGGAAAAGCTCCGGAAATTTCGAGCTGATTACATTTGGTTCAATGAGCATTATGAAGAGCTACAAAGAAAGTATGAAGAAGAATGGGTGGCTATTTTCAATAAGCAAGTTGTCGATCATGGAAAGAATCTGAAACCGCTTTTGCAGCGCTTACGCAAAAACTATCCCGATGACGCCGGCGACATAGTGGTTGAATTTGTCACACTGGAAGAAGTCAACCTGATCCTATGA
- a CDS encoding 2Fe-2S iron-sulfur cluster binding domain-containing protein, which produces MPTVFFEAENRKVEVPVGTTLRKAAKKAGVSVYGGVNKIVNCRGFGLCGTDKVTATPAECMNGMTFFEKLQLGEKSKERLACQVKIQGDVTVNTAPAMEYGQIMTENFKFIGLAAPFAILTLGAVIYMVFEMIGKPLF; this is translated from the coding sequence ATGCCCACCGTTTTCTTTGAGGCGGAGAATCGCAAAGTGGAAGTGCCGGTTGGAACGACGCTGCGCAAAGCGGCAAAAAAAGCCGGCGTGAGTGTTTACGGCGGCGTCAATAAAATCGTAAACTGCCGCGGGTTCGGATTATGCGGAACCGACAAAGTCACGGCGACGCCGGCAGAGTGCATGAACGGCATGACGTTTTTTGAAAAGCTCCAGCTTGGCGAAAAAAGCAAGGAACGCCTCGCCTGTCAGGTTAAAATTCAAGGCGACGTCACGGTAAACACGGCGCCGGCGATGGAATATGGACAAATTATGACGGAGAATTTTAAATTCATCGGCTTGGCGGCGCCGTTTGCGATTTTGACGTTGGGCGCGGTGATCTACATGGTTTTTGAAATGATCGGCAAGCCGCTCTTCTAA
- a CDS encoding (2Fe-2S) ferredoxin domain-containing protein: MSRFERHIFICTNVRPPDNPKGCCAAKGSEAVAAKFKEELHRRGMKGRIRANKAGCLDQCELGVSVVVYPDGVWYGRVTLEDVNEIIESHLIAGKPVERLRVPDDWKKPATK, encoded by the coding sequence ATGTCACGGTTTGAGCGACATATTTTTATTTGCACGAACGTGAGGCCTCCGGATAATCCCAAAGGCTGTTGCGCGGCCAAGGGGTCGGAGGCCGTTGCCGCCAAATTCAAGGAAGAATTGCACAGGCGCGGCATGAAAGGAAGGATCCGCGCCAACAAGGCCGGCTGCCTGGATCAATGCGAGCTTGGCGTTTCTGTCGTCGTTTATCCCGACGGCGTCTGGTATGGCCGCGTTACGCTGGAGGATGTCAACGAAATTATTGAGAGTCATTTAATCGCTGGTAAACCGGTGGAGCGACTCCGCGTGCCGGATGATTGGAAGAAACCAGCGACGAAGTGA
- a CDS encoding MFS transporter codes for MERPAKKLADANGIGKGRHPWFWVPTLYFAEGIPYVVVMTVSVIMYKRMGISNTDIALYTSWLYLPWVIKPLWSPLVDIFKTKRFWIILMQLIVGAGLGGVALTIPLPDFFKYTLAFLWLLAFSSATHDIAADGFYMLGLSKHQQAWFVGIRSTFYRLAMITGQGLLIILAGYIESHSGLPSVEVTVSSKPAAQTIAALHPDSILITPAAGDLRIVALPTNLEINISPRRKNEADSIMAFAKAWNLKNGFYAEEKRAQLAGAPKEPSWWRRVIVTNLEAFLKKHFGPEEKAARPSDQAGNVGILFFHLSNKPGAGKEVVVNFGRESGDNSIGLAEGSRFVFNERNWNKPMMAVIQLDPKLKTASSAVFHARAGNIPLAWSITFFVLTGMFFLFFIYHRFILPHPASDAPALSNKSKSILREFFMTFASFFKKKNIGVILAFLLLYRFAEAQLVKLASPFLLDAQEVGGMALTTGQVGFVYGTVGIIALTLGGLLGGFVAARNGLKFWLWWMVLAINLPDAVYVYLAYALPDNFWTINLCVAIEQFGYGFGFTAYMLYMIYISEGDHKTAHFAICTGFMALGMMLPGMFSGWLQDIIGYQNFFVWVMLATIPGFIATTFIPLDPEFGKKAK; via the coding sequence ATGGAACGACCTGCGAAAAAGTTGGCTGACGCGAACGGAATCGGCAAGGGCCGTCATCCTTGGTTTTGGGTGCCGACGCTATATTTTGCAGAGGGCATTCCCTACGTCGTGGTCATGACGGTTTCGGTGATCATGTACAAGCGCATGGGCATATCCAACACCGATATCGCGCTGTACACCAGTTGGCTTTACCTGCCATGGGTCATCAAGCCGCTGTGGAGTCCCCTCGTCGATATTTTCAAAACCAAGCGTTTTTGGATTATTTTGATGCAGCTCATCGTCGGCGCCGGCCTCGGCGGCGTGGCGCTGACGATCCCGCTTCCAGATTTTTTCAAATACACTTTGGCTTTTCTCTGGCTGCTGGCTTTCAGCTCGGCAACGCACGACATCGCAGCGGACGGCTTTTATATGTTGGGGCTTTCCAAACATCAGCAGGCGTGGTTCGTCGGCATTCGCAGCACGTTTTATCGCCTGGCGATGATTACCGGCCAGGGGCTGCTCATCATTCTCGCGGGTTACATCGAGAGCCATAGCGGCCTGCCGAGCGTCGAGGTCACCGTCTCGTCGAAACCGGCGGCGCAAACGATCGCTGCTCTTCATCCGGATTCCATCCTCATCACGCCTGCCGCCGGCGATTTAAGAATTGTGGCTTTGCCCACGAACCTGGAAATAAACATCTCGCCTCGCCGGAAAAATGAAGCGGATTCGATCATGGCGTTCGCCAAAGCCTGGAATCTTAAAAACGGATTTTACGCAGAAGAGAAAAGGGCGCAACTGGCGGGAGCGCCGAAAGAACCTTCATGGTGGCGGCGCGTGATCGTAACTAATTTGGAAGCTTTTTTAAAAAAACATTTTGGTCCGGAAGAAAAAGCCGCTCGCCCATCAGACCAGGCAGGCAATGTGGGGATTTTATTTTTCCACCTCTCAAATAAGCCGGGAGCAGGCAAAGAGGTTGTGGTCAACTTTGGCCGCGAGTCGGGAGACAACAGCATTGGATTGGCCGAGGGCAGCCGCTTCGTTTTCAATGAGCGCAATTGGAACAAACCGATGATGGCGGTCATTCAACTGGACCCAAAATTAAAAACAGCCTCTTCCGCCGTTTTTCATGCCCGCGCCGGCAACATTCCATTGGCATGGTCGATCACATTTTTCGTGCTGACCGGAATGTTCTTTTTGTTCTTCATCTATCACCGTTTTATCCTGCCCCATCCGGCCAGCGACGCGCCGGCGCTTAGCAACAAGTCGAAAAGCATACTGAGAGAATTCTTCATGACGTTCGCTTCATTCTTTAAGAAAAAAAATATCGGCGTTATTTTGGCTTTCCTTCTGTTGTACCGCTTTGCCGAAGCGCAACTCGTCAAGCTGGCTTCGCCGTTTTTGCTGGACGCGCAAGAAGTCGGCGGCATGGCTTTGACAACCGGGCAGGTGGGCTTTGTTTACGGAACAGTGGGCATCATCGCGCTGACTTTGGGTGGCTTGTTGGGCGGATTCGTCGCAGCAAGGAACGGTTTAAAATTCTGGCTGTGGTGGATGGTGCTGGCAATCAATCTTCCCGATGCGGTTTATGTCTATCTCGCCTATGCCCTGCCGGACAATTTCTGGACGATCAATCTCTGCGTTGCCATCGAACAATTCGGTTACGGCTTTGGCTTTACGGCGTACATGCTGTACATGATTTACATTTCCGAGGGCGACCACAAAACCGCGCATTTCGCGATTTGCACCGGTTTCATGGCTTTGGGGATGATGCTGCCGGGAATGTTCAGCGGCTGGCTGCAGGATATTATCGGTTATCAAAATTTCTTCGTGTGGGTGATGCTGGCCACCATTCCGGGATTCATTGCGACGACATTTATTCCGCTTGATCCAGAGTTCGGAAAGAAGGCAAAATAA
- a CDS encoding DUF1572 domain-containing protein — translation MWTSSELFIAEARRHLMQEYLPWLRACLAKLNEADVWWRPNEKSNSAGNLILHLCGNIRQWIIHGVGGAADLRNRPAEFAAREPASKAELLEKLESTLAEVEAILANLPLDKLAEPRLIQGFNVTVLGAIFHAVEHFSYHTGQIIYITKMRTGEDLRFWNV, via the coding sequence ATGTGGACCTCGTCCGAGCTTTTCATTGCCGAAGCGCGGCGGCATCTCATGCAGGAATATTTGCCGTGGCTGCGCGCTTGTCTGGCCAAATTAAATGAAGCAGATGTGTGGTGGAGGCCGAACGAGAAAAGCAACAGCGCCGGCAATTTAATCCTGCATCTCTGCGGCAACATCCGGCAATGGATCATTCACGGCGTCGGCGGCGCGGCCGACCTGCGGAATCGTCCCGCCGAGTTTGCTGCGCGCGAACCCGCCTCTAAAGCCGAGTTGTTGGAGAAACTGGAATCAACGCTTGCCGAAGTGGAGGCGATTTTGGCGAATCTGCCGCTCGACAAACTCGCTGAACCGCGCCTGATTCAGGGCTTCAACGTTACCGTGCTTGGCGCGATCTTTCATGCCGTCGAGCACTTTTCGTATCACACCGGCCAGATCATTTATATCACCAAAATGCGCACCGGGGAGGATTTGAGGTTTTGGAATGTCTGA